One genomic segment of Xyrauchen texanus isolate HMW12.3.18 chromosome 5, RBS_HiC_50CHRs, whole genome shotgun sequence includes these proteins:
- the grtp1a gene encoding growth hormone-regulated TBC protein 1-A isoform X1, producing MDDRNGSQSTPQPQLRINVPSTAKERVPSVDPYGFERSNEFDYESYEELMSEYLAVLTRRSIKWSKLLQGRRRVDRNVKIKRYVRKGVPNEHRSLVWMAASGAQEQLDRNPGYYQSLLTGQHDPRLMETIRTDLHRTFPDNIHFRKSADPCLQKALYNVLLAYGHHNKAVGYCQGMNFIAGYLIIITKDEEKSFWLMEALLGRILPDYYSPAMLGLKADQEVLGELVRMKVPAVWQLMQDHGVMWTLVVSRWFICLFIDILPVETVLRIWDCLFYEGSKILFRVAVTLIRHHQMLILQAQNLPDICERFKQISRGVYVDDCHTFMQVNSEATHSRLNIQKDFDSKPKALRFHFNVHIMTNVLGRCVFKQAVLMTQRRRRLITLILSSL from the exons TGTTGATCCGTATGGATTCGAGCGCTCGAATGAATTTGATTATGAATCCTATGAAGAGCTCATGTCTGAGTACTTGGCAGTGCTCACTAGAAGGTCTATCAAGTGGTCAAAACTGCTGCAGGGGAGGCGGCGTGTGGACAGAAATGTGAAGA TAAAGCGTTACGTACGGAAGGGCGTTCCTAACGAGCATCGTTCACTGGTGTGGATGGCGGCTAGCGGCGCTCAAGAGCAGCTGGACAGAAACCCTGGATATTACCAATCACTGCTGACCGGTCAACATGACCCCAGACTAATGGAGACCATCCGGACAG ATCTACACAGAACATTCCCGGACAACATTCACTTCCGTAAATCAGCTGATCCGTGTCTGCAGAAAGCCCTGTATAATGTTCTCCTAGCGTATGGACACCATAATAAAGCTGTGGGGTACTGTCAG GGTATGAACTTTATTGCAGGATATCTCATCATAATAACTAAAGATGAGGAGAAATCATTCTGGTTAATGGAAGCGCTTCTCGGCAGAATCCTTCCAG ATTATTACTCTCCAGCGATGTTGGGTCTGAAGGCGGATCAGGAAGTTTTGGGCGAGCTGGTGAGGATGAAGGTTCCTGCGGTCTGGCAGCTCATGCAGGATCATGGCGTCATGTGGACTCTGGTGGTCTCACGCTGGTTTATCTGCCTCTTCATCGACATTCTACCTGTGGAG ACGGTTCTGAGGATCTGGGACTGTCTGTTCTACGAGGGTTCTAAGATTCTGTTCCGTGTGGCTGTGACTCTGATCCGACACCATCAGATGCTCATTCTACAGGCCCAAAACCTCCCCGACATCTGTGAGCGTTTCAAACAGATCTCCAGAGGTGTTTACGTGGATGACTGCCACACATTCATGCAGGTAAATTCTGAAGCGACACACTCTCGGCTAAATATACAAAAGGATTTTGATAGTAAACCTAAAGcactccggtttcactttaatgTTCACATTATGACAAACGTTCTTGGTCGTTGTGTGTTCAAACAAGCGGTATTAATGACACAGAGGAGGAGACGCCTGATTACTTTAATACTGTCGAGTTTATAG